A genome region from Nocardiopsis exhalans includes the following:
- the wecB gene encoding non-hydrolyzing UDP-N-acetylglucosamine 2-epimerase — MATSAPLGSQDTGIVHVVGARPNFVKAAPVVAALRGRGAHQTVLHTGQHYDDRMSAVFFRDLGLPTPDVDLGVGSGSHAAQTAALMVGLEKEFTANTPGMVVVYGDVNSTIAAALVAAKLGIPVAHVEAGLRSFDNTMPEEVNRRVTDQLSDVLFATSPEAVGHLAAEGVSPDRVHLVGNPMIDTLLGNLDRFDADALRARLDLPERYVAATLHRPANVDDPANVARLTERLHEIADLTYVVMPVHPRGKAAFDAAGLGGHPRVRLLEPLGYLDFVALTRGAAAVVTDSGGVQEETTILGVPCLTLRPNTERPVTITHGTNQLVTEADLLPTLTKVLDGHTGERIGDVPPLWDGRSGERIASVLTRWSR; from the coding sequence GTGGCAACGAGTGCCCCTCTTGGCAGCCAGGACACCGGGATCGTCCACGTGGTCGGGGCCCGCCCCAACTTCGTGAAGGCCGCGCCGGTCGTGGCCGCCCTGCGCGGGCGGGGCGCGCACCAGACGGTCCTGCACACCGGTCAGCACTACGACGACCGCATGTCCGCCGTCTTCTTCCGCGACCTCGGCCTGCCCACCCCCGACGTCGACCTCGGCGTCGGCTCGGGCTCGCACGCCGCCCAGACCGCCGCCCTCATGGTCGGTCTGGAGAAGGAGTTCACCGCCAACACCCCCGGCATGGTCGTGGTCTACGGCGACGTGAACTCCACCATCGCCGCCGCTCTGGTCGCCGCCAAGCTCGGCATCCCCGTCGCGCACGTCGAGGCGGGCCTGCGCTCCTTCGACAACACCATGCCGGAGGAGGTCAACCGGCGCGTCACCGACCAGCTCAGCGACGTGCTGTTCGCGACCAGCCCCGAGGCCGTCGGCCACCTGGCCGCGGAGGGCGTCTCCCCGGACCGCGTCCACCTCGTCGGCAACCCGATGATCGACACCCTCCTGGGCAACCTCGACCGCTTCGACGCCGACGCCCTGCGCGCCCGCCTCGACCTGCCCGAACGCTACGTGGCGGCCACCCTGCACCGGCCCGCGAACGTCGACGACCCCGCCAACGTCGCCCGCCTCACCGAGCGCCTGCACGAGATCGCCGACCTCACCTACGTCGTCATGCCCGTGCACCCGCGCGGCAAGGCCGCCTTCGACGCCGCCGGACTGGGGGGCCACCCGAGGGTGCGCCTGCTCGAACCGCTCGGTTACCTCGACTTCGTCGCGCTCACCCGCGGCGCCGCCGCCGTGGTCACCGACTCCGGCGGCGTCCAGGAGGAGACCACCATCCTCGGGGTCCCCTGCCTTACCCTGCGCCCCAACACCGAACGCCCGGTCACCATCACCCACGGCACAAACCAGCTGGTTACCGAGGCCGACCTCCTGCCGACCCTCACCAAGGTCCTGGACGGCCACACCGGAGAGCGGATCGGCGACGTACCGCCGCTGTGGGACGGCCGTTCCGGGGAACGCATCGCCTCCGTCCTCACCCGGTGGTCCCGGTGA
- a CDS encoding glycosyltransferase family 4 protein, whose product MAWHHLRSDPARLPLLAPRLLPGPVRGAARAVATRSGALPRAYALWDQGRREEARGVLVSAAGGASPRKVGRLVAAALAAGDADTARELVERIPPGPHRTTAEHRTALATGRAVPASPSVSPDRHGFTLTRDAPTRPDDTVNAQRPARTAGEAVGATSGTDDDRTWQVASERVASDPARPGAGVRVLHLVTNALPHTNAGYTQRTHKIAVAQREAGMDVHVATRAGYPLTKGKLDARTLVRVDGIPYHRLLPWTAPGDHAEELEAGLRLASKLVEAVRPDVLHAASNHHNARLALELGRRYDLPVVYEVRGFLEESWLSRDPSRSVDDAFYRAERASETECMLAADLVVTLGEAMRADIEARGVPRERLLVVPNAVEASFLEPLPPGDGVREGLGIGREEFVVGTTTSCFGYEGLEVLLDAVASMRARGESAHALIVGDGPELATLRDRAERLGLAGAAHFPGRVPADRVRHHHAALDVFAVPRLDERVCRLVTPLKPVEAMAGGLPVVASDLPALREIVEPGVSGELIPAGESACLADVLTKLAYSHEKRTSYGRAGQERVGAKRTWTQAVYRYNQAYRVLIRKMSGPGQNP is encoded by the coding sequence CTGGCCTGGCACCATCTGCGCTCCGATCCCGCTCGCCTGCCGCTGCTGGCGCCCCGGCTGCTGCCCGGCCCCGTACGGGGTGCGGCCCGCGCCGTGGCGACCCGCTCGGGTGCCCTGCCGCGCGCCTACGCCCTGTGGGACCAGGGGCGACGCGAGGAGGCACGCGGGGTGCTGGTGTCCGCGGCCGGTGGCGCCTCGCCCCGCAAGGTGGGGCGCCTGGTCGCGGCGGCTCTGGCTGCCGGGGACGCCGACACCGCGCGTGAACTGGTCGAACGCATCCCGCCGGGGCCGCATCGGACTACGGCGGAGCACCGGACGGCCCTGGCCACGGGGCGCGCCGTCCCCGCGTCCCCGTCCGTTTCGCCTGACCGTCACGGGTTCACGTTAACCCGCGATGCGCCAACGCGGCCTGACGACACGGTGAACGCTCAGCGACCGGCGCGGACGGCCGGTGAGGCGGTCGGCGCGACCTCCGGTACGGACGATGACAGGACTTGGCAGGTGGCCTCGGAGCGGGTGGCCTCGGACCCGGCCAGGCCCGGGGCGGGGGTGCGGGTCCTGCACCTGGTCACCAACGCGTTGCCGCATACCAACGCGGGCTACACCCAGCGCACGCACAAGATCGCGGTCGCGCAGCGTGAGGCCGGGATGGACGTGCACGTGGCCACACGGGCCGGGTATCCGCTGACCAAGGGAAAGCTGGACGCGCGCACGCTGGTGCGCGTGGACGGGATCCCCTATCACCGGCTACTGCCCTGGACGGCGCCCGGGGACCACGCCGAGGAGCTGGAAGCCGGGCTGCGGCTGGCGTCGAAGCTGGTGGAGGCGGTGCGCCCGGACGTGCTGCACGCGGCGAGCAACCACCACAACGCGCGGCTGGCGCTGGAGCTCGGGCGCCGGTACGACCTCCCGGTTGTTTACGAGGTGCGGGGTTTCCTGGAGGAGTCCTGGCTGTCCCGGGACCCCTCGCGCAGCGTGGACGACGCCTTCTACCGGGCCGAACGCGCGAGCGAGACCGAGTGCATGCTCGCCGCCGACCTCGTGGTGACGCTCGGGGAGGCCATGCGCGCCGACATCGAGGCGCGCGGGGTGCCCCGGGAGCGACTGCTGGTGGTGCCCAACGCCGTGGAGGCGTCGTTCCTGGAACCGCTGCCCCCGGGGGACGGGGTTCGGGAGGGGCTGGGCATCGGCCGGGAGGAGTTCGTGGTCGGCACCACCACCAGCTGCTTCGGTTACGAGGGGCTGGAGGTGCTCCTGGACGCGGTGGCGTCCATGCGCGCGCGGGGCGAGTCCGCGCACGCGCTGATCGTCGGTGACGGTCCGGAGCTGGCCACGCTGCGCGATCGCGCCGAGCGGCTCGGGCTGGCCGGTGCGGCGCACTTCCCGGGGCGGGTCCCCGCCGACCGGGTCCGGCACCACCACGCCGCCCTGGACGTGTTCGCCGTCCCGCGGCTCGATGAACGGGTGTGTCGGTTGGTGACGCCGTTGAAACCGGTGGAGGCTATGGCCGGTGGGCTCCCTGTCGTCGCGAGTGACCTCCCGGCACTGCGAGAGATCGTGGAACCGGGGGTGTCTGGTGAGTTAATTCCGGCTGGCGAATCGGCCTGTCTAGCTGATGTGCTGACAAAACTCGCTTACAGTCATGAAAAGCGGACGTCCTACGGCCGAGCAGGTCAGGAGCGTGTCGGCGCCAAACGAACGTGGACCCAGGCCGTATACCGCTACAACCAGGCGTATCGGGTTCTTATTCGAAAAATGTCCGGACCAGGCCAGAATCCGTAA
- a CDS encoding nucleotide sugar dehydrogenase yields the protein MDAAASNPATVPEQSSGSASDLVVLGLGYVGLPLAAEAVSAGLRVTGFDVSTRVVDGLNEAVSHIDDLSSDDVNSMLAKGFSATTDPACLATARTIVICVPTPLSPEGGPDLGAVTSASKAIAAHLSPGTLVILESTTYPGTTEEVVRPLLEESGLVAGADFHLAFSPERIDPGNATFGVANTPKVVGGLTEECGQAAAAFYEHFVNTVVRTRGTREAEMAKLLENTYRHVNIALVNEMAVFCQELGIDLWDSIAAAATKPFGFQAFYPGPGVGGHCIPIDPNYLSYKVKTLGYPFRFVELAQEINGRMPAYVTQRAQELLNDSGLALSRSKVLLLGVTYKADIADQRESPARPVARKLAAKGATLTYHDPHVESWQVDGVDVPRSTDLEQAMADADLTILLTDHSEYRPKLLTEYARLLLDTRGVLRRSEPESESVAEVPTQARRHVQREGVQTL from the coding sequence GTGGATGCCGCAGCCTCCAACCCAGCCACTGTCCCCGAGCAGAGCTCCGGCTCGGCCAGCGACCTCGTCGTCCTCGGCCTCGGTTACGTCGGTCTACCTCTGGCGGCCGAGGCCGTCTCAGCAGGACTGAGGGTGACCGGTTTCGACGTCAGTACACGAGTGGTCGACGGTCTCAACGAAGCCGTGTCGCACATCGACGACCTGTCCTCCGATGACGTCAACTCGATGCTGGCCAAAGGGTTCAGCGCGACCACGGACCCGGCGTGCCTGGCCACGGCGCGCACCATCGTCATCTGCGTGCCCACCCCGCTCTCCCCCGAGGGCGGACCGGACCTGGGCGCGGTCACGTCGGCTTCCAAGGCCATCGCCGCCCACCTGTCCCCGGGGACTCTGGTGATCCTGGAGTCCACCACCTACCCGGGCACCACCGAGGAGGTCGTCCGGCCGCTGCTGGAGGAGTCCGGTCTGGTCGCCGGGGCCGACTTCCACCTGGCCTTCTCGCCCGAGCGGATCGACCCGGGCAACGCGACCTTCGGCGTGGCCAACACCCCGAAGGTGGTCGGCGGGCTCACCGAGGAGTGCGGGCAGGCGGCCGCCGCCTTCTACGAGCACTTCGTGAACACCGTGGTCCGCACCCGCGGCACCCGCGAGGCCGAGATGGCCAAGCTGCTGGAGAACACCTACCGGCACGTCAACATCGCCCTGGTGAACGAGATGGCCGTGTTCTGCCAGGAGCTGGGCATCGACCTGTGGGACTCGATCGCGGCGGCGGCCACCAAGCCGTTCGGCTTCCAGGCGTTCTATCCCGGTCCGGGTGTGGGCGGTCACTGCATCCCCATCGACCCGAACTACCTCTCCTACAAGGTCAAGACCCTCGGTTACCCGTTCCGGTTCGTCGAGCTGGCCCAGGAGATCAACGGGCGGATGCCCGCCTATGTGACCCAGCGCGCCCAGGAGCTGCTCAACGACTCCGGGCTCGCCCTCTCGCGGTCCAAGGTCCTGTTGCTGGGCGTGACGTACAAGGCCGACATCGCCGACCAGCGCGAGTCGCCCGCCCGACCGGTGGCCCGCAAGCTCGCCGCCAAGGGCGCCACGCTCACCTACCACGACCCGCACGTGGAGTCCTGGCAGGTGGACGGGGTGGACGTCCCGCGCTCGACCGACCTGGAGCAGGCGATGGCCGACGCCGACCTGACCATCCTGCTCACCGACCACAGCGAGTACCGGCCCAAGCTGCTCACCGAGTACGCGCGGCTGCTCCTGGACACCCGGGGCGTCCTGCGCCGGTCCGAGCCGGAGTCCGAGTCCGTGGCCGAGGTTCCGACCCAGGCCCGCCGCCACGTCCAGCGCGAGGGCGTGCAGACCCTCTAG
- a CDS encoding glycosyltransferase encodes MHALVATIVHHPEDARILHRQIRALVDAGHTVTYVAPFRECGVIPWDRVRAVDVPRASGRDRMSAIQAARAVLAKLAQQADLLLFHDPELLLALPAKRPVTVWDVHEDTPAALLTKPWVPRPLRRPIGGVVRGFERRAERRMRLILAEEGYRPRFRGDHPVVPNTTDVPEVPLRPPGDDRVVYLGQLSRARGAHDLIEMGRRLRDHGVRLEVIGGADHETRPLLREAHQENALHWYGFVPNDRALRMAAGALAGISLLHDTDNYRHSLPTKVVEYMAHGLPVVTTPNPMAAALVAKRPEGPAGTVVPFQDPEAAARAVLELRRDEALRHEYARTGHHIAQTSFHWPVQARLFVKKLEEWVAEANSPAPRIPRPRAPRQGGRSRSAFSE; translated from the coding sequence ATGCACGCGCTTGTGGCCACGATTGTGCACCACCCCGAGGACGCCCGGATCCTGCACCGCCAGATCCGAGCGCTCGTGGACGCCGGACACACTGTGACCTATGTGGCTCCGTTCCGGGAGTGCGGGGTGATCCCCTGGGACCGGGTGCGCGCGGTGGACGTGCCCCGCGCCTCCGGCCGCGACCGGATGTCCGCCATCCAGGCGGCCCGGGCCGTACTGGCCAAGCTGGCCCAGCAGGCCGACCTCCTGCTCTTCCACGACCCCGAGCTGCTGCTGGCCCTGCCCGCCAAGCGCCCGGTGACGGTGTGGGACGTCCACGAGGACACGCCCGCCGCACTGCTCACCAAGCCGTGGGTCCCGCGACCGCTGCGCCGCCCGATCGGCGGTGTGGTGCGCGGCTTCGAACGCCGCGCCGAACGCCGGATGCGCCTGATCCTCGCCGAGGAGGGGTACCGGCCGCGCTTCAGGGGCGACCACCCGGTGGTGCCCAACACCACCGACGTCCCCGAGGTCCCGCTCCGCCCGCCGGGCGACGACCGGGTCGTCTACCTGGGCCAGCTGTCCAGGGCCCGGGGCGCCCACGACCTGATCGAGATGGGCCGCCGGCTGCGCGACCACGGGGTGCGTCTGGAGGTGATCGGCGGGGCCGACCACGAGACCCGTCCGCTGCTGCGCGAAGCCCACCAGGAGAACGCGCTGCACTGGTACGGCTTCGTGCCCAACGACCGGGCCCTGCGCATGGCCGCGGGCGCGCTGGCCGGGATCAGCCTGCTGCACGACACCGACAACTACCGGCACTCCCTTCCCACCAAGGTCGTGGAGTACATGGCCCACGGGCTGCCGGTGGTCACCACACCGAACCCGATGGCCGCGGCCCTGGTCGCCAAACGACCGGAGGGCCCGGCCGGGACCGTGGTGCCCTTCCAGGACCCCGAGGCGGCCGCCCGGGCGGTACTGGAACTGCGCCGTGACGAGGCGCTGCGCCACGAGTACGCCCGTACCGGACACCACATCGCGCAGACCTCGTTCCACTGGCCGGTTCAGGCGCGGCTGTTCGTGAAGAAGCTGGAGGAGTGGGTGGCCGAGGCCAACAGCCCCGCACCCAGGATCCCCCGCCCGCGCGCTCCCCGCCAGGGAGGACGCAGCCGCAGCGCGTTCAGCGAGTGA
- a CDS encoding malonic semialdehyde reductase, with product MNDTLVLHKDAQDLLFRSARTANTFTDEPVTDEQLRAIYDLVKYGPTAMNNQPLRVTAVRSPEARERLVKHMAGNNAPKTSTAPLALVLSADSSFHEHFPKTFPVMPDARDNFAGMPVEARESMALQNAFLQVAYLIMGVRAAGLAAGPMTGFDAEGVRKELFGEDSTQTPVVVMNIGKPGPDAWFDRLPRLDYEEAVTEI from the coding sequence ATGAATGACACCCTGGTCCTGCACAAGGACGCCCAGGACCTGCTGTTCCGTAGCGCCCGCACCGCCAACACCTTCACCGACGAACCGGTGACCGACGAGCAGCTGCGCGCCATCTACGACCTGGTCAAGTACGGCCCCACGGCGATGAACAACCAGCCGCTGCGCGTCACCGCCGTCCGCTCCCCCGAGGCCCGCGAGCGCCTCGTGAAGCACATGGCGGGCAACAACGCCCCCAAGACCTCGACGGCCCCGCTGGCCCTGGTCCTGTCCGCGGACAGCTCCTTCCACGAGCACTTCCCGAAGACCTTCCCGGTGATGCCGGACGCGCGCGACAACTTCGCCGGCATGCCGGTCGAGGCCCGCGAGTCCATGGCGCTGCAGAACGCCTTCCTCCAGGTCGCCTACCTGATCATGGGCGTGCGCGCCGCCGGCCTGGCCGCCGGTCCGATGACCGGCTTCGACGCCGAGGGCGTCCGCAAGGAGCTCTTCGGCGAGGACTCCACCCAGACCCCGGTCGTGGTCATGAACATCGGCAAGCCGGGCCCCGACGCCTGGTTCGACCGTCTCCCGCGCCTGGACTACGAAGAGGCCGTCACCGAGATCTGA
- a CDS encoding glycosyltransferase family 2 protein, with amino-acid sequence MGNRPAELRRAITSVFEQEGADVEVVVVGNGADLPELPEGVTTVRLPENVGIPAGRNEGVRATSGDIVLFLDDDGWYRSKDLARHVRERFAAEPALGALSFRIADPDGGPDQRRHVPRLRVGDSRKSSVVTTFLGGASAVRRTAFDEGGGLPGEFFYAHEETDLAWRIMDSGYTIEYDADAVMYHPAVAPTRHENFYRLNARNRVWLARRNLPWPLAFAYLGTWVGLTVLRERDRAALKSWFAGFREGWREDAGPRTPISWKTAWRMTRAGRPPII; translated from the coding sequence ATGGGCAATCGCCCGGCCGAGCTGCGCCGCGCGATCACCAGCGTGTTCGAGCAGGAGGGCGCGGACGTCGAGGTCGTCGTCGTCGGTAACGGCGCCGACCTGCCCGAGCTGCCGGAAGGCGTCACCACGGTGCGCCTGCCGGAGAACGTGGGCATCCCCGCGGGCCGAAACGAGGGCGTGCGGGCGACCAGCGGCGACATCGTCCTGTTCCTGGACGACGACGGCTGGTACCGGTCCAAGGACCTGGCCAGGCACGTGCGCGAACGCTTCGCCGCCGAACCGGCCCTGGGCGCGCTGTCGTTCCGCATCGCCGACCCCGACGGCGGCCCCGACCAGCGCCGCCATGTACCGCGGCTGCGCGTGGGCGACTCCCGCAAGTCCAGTGTGGTCACCACCTTCCTCGGCGGCGCCAGCGCCGTCCGCCGCACCGCCTTCGACGAGGGCGGCGGCCTGCCCGGCGAGTTCTTCTACGCCCACGAGGAGACCGACCTCGCCTGGCGCATCATGGACTCCGGGTACACCATCGAGTACGACGCCGACGCCGTGATGTACCACCCGGCCGTCGCACCGACCCGGCACGAGAACTTCTACCGGCTCAACGCCCGCAACCGGGTGTGGCTGGCTCGCCGTAACCTTCCGTGGCCGCTGGCCTTCGCCTACCTGGGCACCTGGGTGGGCCTCACGGTGCTGCGGGAGCGGGACCGCGCCGCCCTCAAGTCCTGGTTCGCCGGTTTCCGTGAGGGCTGGCGCGAGGACGCGGGTCCGCGCACCCCCATCAGCTGGAAGACCGCCTGGCGGATGACCCGAGCCGGCCGTCCCCCGATCATCTGA
- a CDS encoding CDP-alcohol phosphatidyltransferase family protein → MSKPSVAEVRAGGQPAGIKERVNEEHWAGRLYMRDISPYLTTLFVRLRVPPNPITYLMMVFGVLAGVIVAFGGLWSAILAAVFVQIYLLLDCSDGEVARYTGRTSVAGIYLDRIGHYVSEVALLIGLGIRAQGEFEAGGWVILGMTAALGVVLIKAETDNVVVARAKAGLPEKISEEAMKPKSSGLSLARRLASMLKVHRLIQAVELSLIVVVAAVADLFLGDLTATRILVVACAGVAVLMSFAHFVSVLASRRLE, encoded by the coding sequence ATGTCGAAGCCGTCGGTCGCTGAGGTCCGCGCGGGCGGCCAGCCCGCGGGGATCAAGGAGCGAGTCAACGAGGAGCACTGGGCGGGCCGTCTCTACATGCGGGACATCTCCCCGTACCTGACGACCCTCTTCGTGCGCCTGCGCGTGCCGCCGAACCCCATCACCTACCTGATGATGGTCTTCGGCGTGCTGGCCGGTGTGATCGTGGCCTTCGGCGGACTGTGGTCGGCGATCCTCGCCGCCGTGTTCGTGCAGATCTACCTCCTGCTGGACTGCTCCGACGGCGAGGTGGCCCGCTACACCGGCCGCACCAGCGTGGCCGGGATCTACCTGGACCGCATCGGGCACTACGTGTCCGAGGTCGCCCTGCTGATCGGCCTGGGCATCCGCGCCCAGGGCGAGTTCGAGGCGGGCGGCTGGGTCATCCTGGGCATGACCGCCGCGCTCGGTGTCGTGCTGATCAAGGCCGAGACCGACAACGTCGTGGTGGCCCGGGCCAAGGCCGGCCTGCCGGAGAAGATCTCCGAGGAGGCCATGAAGCCGAAGTCCTCGGGGCTGAGCCTGGCCCGCCGCCTGGCCTCCATGCTGAAGGTGCACCGCCTGATCCAGGCGGTCGAGCTGTCCCTGATCGTGGTGGTGGCGGCCGTGGCCGACCTCTTCCTCGGGGACCTGACGGCCACCCGGATCCTGGTCGTGGCCTGTGCGGGCGTGGCGGTTCTGATGAGCTTCGCGCACTTCGTGAGCGTGCTCGCCTCCCGCCGCCTCGAGTAA
- a CDS encoding iron-containing alcohol dehydrogenase family protein gives MLPSPLAIDVRRGAIASLGTVLSDRRIATEGRIAVAVGPGQGAQIAADLDLPNCEVFKVEEGTVDAATELGQKLRSGAYEAVAGIGGGKIIDVTKFAATMAGIPMVAVATNLAHDGIASPVSSLEHEGGKPSIGVTMPLAIVIDVDYVRAAPPHLVRSGIGDVVSNISAIEDWELAGRVNGEPIDSMAVTFARVAAEAVLHRPDSIESEGFIKILAEGLVLSGMAMVVAGSSRPASGACHEILHAITQLYPGTSNHGELAGLGALYASYLRVKHLDWPQARMDEIRNCLIRHDLPIVPSDVGLDEASFARAVAHAPGTRPGRFTILEHLNLSEDEIGRSVADYVEAVGR, from the coding sequence ATGCTCCCCTCCCCGCTGGCGATCGACGTTCGCCGGGGAGCCATCGCCTCGCTCGGAACGGTGCTGTCCGACCGCCGGATCGCCACCGAGGGGCGCATCGCCGTCGCGGTGGGCCCGGGCCAGGGCGCACAGATCGCCGCTGACCTCGACCTGCCCAACTGCGAGGTCTTCAAGGTCGAGGAAGGCACCGTCGACGCGGCGACCGAACTGGGCCAGAAGCTGCGCTCCGGCGCTTATGAGGCCGTGGCCGGTATCGGCGGCGGCAAGATCATCGACGTCACCAAGTTCGCCGCGACCATGGCGGGCATCCCGATGGTGGCCGTGGCCACGAACCTGGCCCACGACGGCATCGCCTCTCCCGTCAGCTCCCTGGAGCACGAGGGCGGCAAGCCGTCCATCGGCGTCACCATGCCCCTCGCGATCGTCATCGACGTCGACTACGTCCGGGCGGCCCCGCCGCACCTGGTGCGTTCCGGCATCGGTGACGTGGTCAGCAACATCTCGGCCATCGAGGACTGGGAGCTCGCCGGGAGGGTGAACGGCGAGCCGATCGACAGTATGGCCGTCACCTTCGCGCGCGTGGCCGCCGAGGCGGTCCTGCACCGCCCCGACTCGATCGAGTCCGAGGGGTTCATCAAGATCCTGGCCGAGGGCTTGGTGCTGTCCGGCATGGCCATGGTGGTCGCCGGGTCCAGCCGCCCGGCGAGCGGCGCCTGCCACGAGATCCTGCACGCCATCACCCAGCTCTACCCCGGTACGAGCAACCACGGTGAGCTCGCCGGTCTGGGTGCGCTGTACGCGTCCTACCTGCGGGTCAAGCACCTGGACTGGCCGCAGGCGCGGATGGATGAGATCAGGAACTGCCTGATCCGCCACGACCTGCCGATCGTGCCCTCCGACGTCGGTCTCGACGAGGCTTCGTTCGCGCGTGCGGTGGCCCACGCCCCGGGCACCCGCCCGGGCCGGTTCACCATCCTTGAACACCTGAACCTCTCCGAGGACGAGATCGGGCGGAGTGTCGCGGACTATGTCGAAGCCGTCGGTCGCTGA
- a CDS encoding sugar phosphate nucleotidyltransferase, which translates to MLGMVLAAGAGRRLRPYTDTLPKALVPVDGETTIMDISLRNLAAAGLTDVVVVVGYRAEAVEERKEALEKRHGVKLTLSYNDKAEEWNNAYSLWTAREFFSEGVLLVNGDTVHPVSVEETLLAARGPELLLAVDNVKTLADEEMKVTLDDEGHLSTITKLMDPATAAGEYIGATLIEGSLAPRLADALKATWERDPQLYYEDGYQELVRRGEKISVAPIGKVDWVEVDNHDDLAKAREIACHY; encoded by the coding sequence ATGCTCGGAATGGTTCTCGCCGCAGGCGCGGGGCGCCGTCTGCGCCCCTACACCGACACCCTGCCCAAGGCCCTGGTGCCTGTTGACGGCGAGACGACCATCATGGACATCTCGCTGCGCAACCTGGCCGCCGCCGGGCTCACCGACGTCGTCGTCGTGGTCGGTTACCGTGCCGAGGCCGTCGAGGAGCGCAAGGAGGCGTTGGAGAAGCGCCACGGCGTCAAGCTCACCCTCAGCTACAACGACAAGGCCGAGGAGTGGAACAACGCCTACTCCCTGTGGACCGCGCGTGAGTTCTTCTCCGAGGGCGTCCTCCTGGTCAACGGCGACACCGTGCACCCGGTGAGTGTCGAGGAAACGCTACTCGCCGCCCGGGGTCCGGAACTCCTCCTCGCGGTGGACAACGTGAAAACCCTCGCCGACGAGGAGATGAAGGTGACCCTCGACGACGAGGGCCACCTCAGCACCATCACCAAGCTGATGGACCCGGCCACCGCCGCGGGTGAGTACATCGGCGCCACCCTCATCGAGGGTTCGCTGGCCCCGCGCCTGGCCGACGCCCTCAAAGCCACCTGGGAGCGCGACCCGCAGCTGTACTACGAGGACGGCTACCAGGAGCTCGTCCGCCGCGGTGAGAAGATCTCCGTCGCCCCCATCGGCAAGGTCGACTGGGTCGAGGTCGACAACCACGACGACCTGGCCAAGGCAAGGGAGATCGCGTGCCACTACTAG
- a CDS encoding DUF5941 domain-containing protein, which yields MSAGEAGEEPPSTRERFVPTIPGLRLLRDDSHIGVLLGRIVPGLAPPLLTAVAAAVVVLVLIAADGGQLTGITLFAPVAALLLSGLASGHPHDGRYDWLVPPILRVTEYSYLAVVGLASGVPGPLVFVLLMTVVCHHRDDVARPAVGVSRPVWVRRAALGWDGRMLVIAVGGAFSALTTAYGILAAYLAVLLVREAVRTWSATPVTDVGVSAATQGDDAAVPGDHPITRRGDGGQPAAGTNGEA from the coding sequence ATGAGCGCGGGGGAGGCGGGGGAGGAGCCCCCGAGCACGCGGGAACGCTTCGTGCCCACCATCCCCGGCCTGCGCCTTCTTCGTGATGACAGTCACATCGGGGTGCTGCTGGGCAGGATCGTCCCGGGGCTGGCCCCGCCGCTGCTCACCGCCGTCGCCGCGGCCGTCGTGGTCCTGGTGCTGATCGCGGCTGACGGGGGACAGCTCACAGGCATTACCCTGTTCGCACCGGTCGCTGCCCTGCTACTGTCCGGTCTGGCCTCGGGCCACCCCCACGACGGGCGGTACGACTGGCTCGTACCCCCGATCCTGCGCGTCACCGAGTACAGCTACCTGGCGGTCGTCGGGCTCGCGTCCGGCGTACCCGGTCCCCTGGTGTTCGTACTCTTGATGACGGTCGTCTGCCATCATCGCGACGACGTCGCACGGCCCGCCGTCGGTGTCAGCCGACCGGTGTGGGTGCGGCGCGCCGCGCTCGGCTGGGACGGTCGGATGCTCGTCATCGCGGTCGGGGGCGCGTTTTCCGCCCTCACCACCGCCTACGGCATACTCGCCGCATACCTGGCGGTCCTGCTCGTCCGCGAGGCCGTGCGCACCTGGAGCGCCACACCGGTGACCGACGTGGGCGTCAGCGCCGCCACGCAGGGCGACGACGCCGCCGTCCCGGGGGATCACCCGATCACCCGCCGGGGAGACGGGGGCCAACCGGCCGCCGGAACGAACGGGGAGGCGTGA